A segment of the Fibrobacterota bacterium genome:
GTCTTCCCGGACGGGATACAGGATTTTCCGATCCGCCCGCAGCAGGCCCGAATCCAGCTTCTCCCGGACCGCTTCGCCGCCCCGGTTCTTGAGCCGGCCCGCCTCGATTTCGAGGTTGAGGGACGCGATTACGGACGAATCCGCGAGGGAAACGTCCTGCTTGGTTTCCGGGCAACACAGCATATCCAACAATTCCTTGTCCATATCTTCCTTTCAACCCGCGAATTGGCCGTAAGCCTGCATCTTCGCCAGGCGTTTCTCGACCAGTACTTCCATGTCCACCTTGTAGAGGGCTTCCAGTTCCTCGGACAGCACGCCTTTGAGGAGCCGGTACATTTGTTCGGGATCCCAATGCGCGCCGCCCAACGGTTCCCGGATGATGCGATCGATGATCTTCAGCTCGAACAGATCGGTGGCGGTGATCTTCATCGTCTCGGAGAGATCGTGCTTCTTGGAGCTGTCGCCCCAGAGGATGGCGCTGCATGATTCCGGCGAGATGACCCCGAACCAGGCGTTCTCCATCATGAGCAAGCGATCGCCTACCCCGATGCCGATGGCCCCGCCGCTGGCGCCTTCGCCGATGACCACGCAGAGGATGGGCACCTTCAGCACCGACATCTCCATGATGTTGCGGGCGATGGCTTCGGCCTGCCCGCGCTCCTCGGCGCCCACGCCGGGATAGGCCCCCATGGTATCGATGAGGGTGATGATGGGCAGCTTGAACTTCTCGGCCAGCTTCATGCAGCGCAGCGCCTTGCGGTAGCCTTCCGGATGCGCCATGCCGAAATTGCGGCGGATGCTTTCCTTGGTGTCCTTGCCCTTCTGATGGCCCATCACCATCACGCTGCGCCCGTCGAAGCGGGCCAGGCCGCAGATCAAGGCCGGATCGTCGCCGAAGCAGCGATCCCCGTGCAGCTCGATGAAATCGGTGAAGATGTTCTGGAGGTAGTCGAGCGTATAGGGCCGGCCGGAACGCCGCGACAGTTCCACCCGGTTCCACGCGGAGAGCTTGCCCGCGATCTTCTTCTGCATCGACTCTTTTTTGGCCGTCAGATCCTTCACGTCCGACTGGTTGATCTCCCCGGTCTTGAGGAGGTCCTCGATCTTGATCGACAACTCGACCACGGGTTGCTCGAACTCGAGATGGGGACCTTTAGGAATGGGCATAAGGGTTCCTTGCTTGGCTATCCGGTTGCGTCATTTCCGAAAATTCAAATCGATCAGGCTCATCTGGCCGGGCTCCGGTTCGCCGACCAGAAGCTTCACTTCCAGATCCTTGGTCCCCTGCTCCGAGAGCAGTTTCACCGCGGTTTGGAAGGCGCCTTCGTCCACGGCGATCACCACGCCTTGCAAATCGACCTTGCGCACGATGGAGGGCAAGGTGCCGAGATCGCCGATCATGTTCTGCATGATCTCCTGCGGTACCCGGCCGGCGCCCCACTTGATGAAGCCCACGAATTCGTATCCGGCCAGGCGTTCCTGCTGGATGAGATCGGCCAGGCGGCGGGCCCGGGCGTTGTTGCCCAAGATGGCGATGCGCTTGGTGGAACCCATAACCTTGGTGAAGAATCGCCCGCCTTGGATGGAAAGGAAGCGCCAGGCCGTGAGGCAGGCGATGCTCCCGATGGCGGCGAAGGCGAAGGCCACGCGCGAGAAGGCTTCCTCGCGGATGAAGAAGCTCAAGGCGAAGAAGCTGAGGA
Coding sequences within it:
- a CDS encoding acetyl-CoA carboxylase carboxyltransferase subunit alpha, which produces MPIPKGPHLEFEQPVVELSIKIEDLLKTGEINQSDVKDLTAKKESMQKKIAGKLSAWNRVELSRRSGRPYTLDYLQNIFTDFIELHGDRCFGDDPALICGLARFDGRSVMVMGHQKGKDTKESIRRNFGMAHPEGYRKALRCMKLAEKFKLPIITLIDTMGAYPGVGAEERGQAEAIARNIMEMSVLKVPILCVVIGEGASGGAIGIGVGDRLLMMENAWFGVISPESCSAILWGDSSKKHDLSETMKITATDLFELKIIDRIIREPLGGAHWDPEQMYRLLKGVLSEELEALYKVDMEVLVEKRLAKMQAYGQFAG